The genome window TCAAACAAATCTATAAACGAGAGAAAATGTATTATCTTCATTCATAAAAATCCGGAAATTGATCAAAACAATCGTTTCGTCAAATCTGAAAATGAAAACGCAGGATGGAGTGTAGAGCCTGGTGTTAATAATGCTAGCTCACCTCCAAACTACAGAACTGTAATTAATTCCTAAGTTCATCTGTAAATAGCAAAGCCCCATCTAATATTATGGCACTAGTTACTGCACTGGAAATTAAAATTCGAAATAAGATCAGAAAGATCCATGTAATGCGCAGAAGGATTCCCCGTACTGAGAAGATGAAGTAGATACTGAAATAAACGAATATCGCAGGCTATTCTCAGAGCCCCTTCATATGAATATCCATACTCCTCCCCTGTCAAACTCAGCAGTTTTTCCAGCAGCGGATGATTCAAGTAATTGGCTTCCATTTCTAAGAACACGAGTTCAGTCTCCACCTCTCCTACCACCACCCGAATGTGGCCTTCTGGCACCGCCTCTGCTTTTGATGATCGACGGCTCACACTACTCTTCCCACACCACACAAGCTTCCTCATTAGCCCACTCCTTCCCATTCTCCTTGAATTATAAGCCTTCCCCTTCATTTACTTTCGCAATGTGGCCTTATACAACGACTCTGCAACGACGAATAAAACAGAGGAAAACAGAACGTGAGATCGGAATCAGGTTTGTTCGGATATATATAATGTGAAGAAGTGAGGATTGGGAATGATTTGAGGGGAGTGGCAGCCAGCCAGCTGATAtctttgtaaaataaaaaaggaaAGGAAAAGTATAAAGTCCAggttgtaagagcatctccaaccatctaaagcccttggctaaaaagtgaggtggcatacctaaaataaaaaaatttagccaacagctccaaaaacccaactccaaccatgctcagctgttgtctataaatttagccaacctcctatggatggctaaatttgtcgaacctctacagctctgtaagaaaatctgtaggaagattgtacatcatttattaccatattgaactgatatattctattttaacaatttaaaatattaataacatactatttttaaattatagccaaccaatatagctagtaccattgaagcaaaatgtcttacaggttcagcaaattttacataatgtcttacaggtccaatttagccaacgattatagccaacaccgttggagatgctctaagttaaCTAAACaaagattagaattttatagaCTCCACTTGTACAAGGTGGTGGAAGCGCGAAACCAAGATTAAATAACGGTGGAGTGTGGACTATGCTGAATCCTGAGCTTGATGAGAATGGAACAATTGAAAGATTAAGGAAGGGAGCCTGGTGAGCAAGTCTTGGAGCCAGCTAGAAAAACCGCGTGTTACGGAGAAAGTACATGCAATTATTAATTAGCATGCATATACTATATTACTAATTTACTACTATTAATCATTGTCAtttgtttatatgttttattaattattacttGCAACCTCCTCTCTTTCAAAGAATTTATGATATGGAATAATACGTTATGAAATCGGTGAAAATTGTttagtaaatttaaaaataatatttttggaaaGTATGTTCCTCCGTATTTTTGGGAATAAaactgtttttaatttttgcgGGTGATTTTCCTgttaaaacttatcaaaaatattattatcgaCCCACTATGGGTAATGTTCAAGAGAGAACTATTAGAGAGATCATAGAATCCTTATCTTATTTCCAGTATTAGGTAGGGTTCTGCAGTAAaacttaagtattagttagGATTCTgtagcagaacttcacatgcaaaaaaatgttcatatctatgtattatattttaaacttatttttgaacacacataacgatgaaaaaacatgtatttagatttagatcctaaaaatctatttaaaatttagagttctgcagcagaaccttagtggttctatggttctatttttaaggactggttcttTCTTTAGCGCGACCctctatattatatatcaaaatatactaatatcataaatattataaaatgattaTTGACTATAAACTCTTTTTACCTGCATTTTCACAACAGTTTTAAACCACAAACCCAACTACAGACCCTTACTCCTCCCTGAGATAAAACGCAGTCATTCAGacccttagagcaagtccaaaactatgctaagaggttccctaaaaatattataaaataattatatcttagtaatttagcacaagatttagcacatgagctccaatagtattccctatatccattccctattagtataataatattaaatagtggaggagagagggaaacaagagaagaaaatgatgtggaggagagagggaaatgaatattttaatgataaaaatagtttagaagtggctagcatattctaaaaatagggaaggggaggcttgtgctagtgatttagcacatcactagcatagtgttggagtgcaattttatcccatattccctatttttggatttaagacttgattaggtgtgctaaatcaagtcttaaatccaaaaatagggaatatgggataaaattgcactccaacactatgctatgctagtgatgtgctaaatcactagcacaagcctccccttccctatttttagaatatgctagccacttctaaactatttttatcattaaaatattcattt of Daucus carota subsp. sativus chromosome 3, DH1 v3.0, whole genome shotgun sequence contains these proteins:
- the LOC108212232 gene encoding auxin-responsive protein SAUR72 → MKGKAYNSRRMGRSGLMRKLVWCGKSSVSRRSSKAEAVPEGHIRVVVGEVETELVFLEMEANYLNHPLLEKLLSLTGEEYGYSYEGALRIACDIRLFQYLLHLLSTGNPSAHYMDLSDLISNFNFQCSN